The DNA window TCTTCAATGACTTGCAATTTTTTGTCCGGATTGTTTTTCACGTATTCGTTCGCTACCGCGTTGTCAGTGATCACAGCATCAACACCGCCGTTCAACAGTTCCATAATGGCGACAACAGTCGTTTCGAATTTTTTAATATGATTGCCTTTGCCAAACAGTTTCTCCGCAGCTTCCTGACCGGTTGTCGCGTTTTGGACGCCGATCGTTTTCCCTTTTAAGTCGAGGGCGTTCTTCACCGGGCTGCCTTCCTTGACTAAGATGACTTGCGTTGCTTCAAAGTATGGAACTGAGAAATCATATGATTGTTTTCGCTCGTCCGTAATCGTAATGCCGGAAATCCCCATGTCGATTTCTTTGCTTTGCAGCGAAGCGAACAGCGGATCCCAGCCAACGTTTTTCAATTCATAATCCAAGCCGGCTTCTTTCATGACCGCATCGAGAAGGTCAGCGTCAAAACCAACGATTTTCCCTTTTTCCATATACTCGAACGGGGCAAATGCCGCGTCCGTTCCGACGGTGATTTTTTGCTTCGCTTCTTTTTCAGCTCCTGACGGAGAGCTTGTTTCTGTCGACTTGCCACAAGCGGCGAGCGCCATAAACAACGCAGCAACGATCGCTACGATCAAACCTTTCTTCATTTTTAACATTCCTATAAAATCCCCCTTTGGAATCATTGTCGATGAACGATTATCATACTATCAATATTTTTGTGATTATGCAATAGGTTTTATAAAAATAATTGTTTGAACATTTTGGTACTGCCGTATAAATGGAGAAAAGGCGCATTTTTCAATGTTTTTTGCCACATTAACTGAAGGACATATGGCTAATATCATTTCATATGCATTTTTATAAAATAATTTTTTATGTAAAAAAGATATAAACGATTGATTTTTAATTTACAGAATATTATACCAGGAAGAGAGAGGTATTGGCAAAGGTTTTGTCAATCCGTTTATTGTAGCGGTATGGAAAAAAATAAATACTATTGTGTAAATACTATCAATTTCGTTATGATAAAAGTGGTGACAAGACAGCAAAGGAAGGAGAGGCCATATGGTTTTATTTTCCGTCATTGTGTATTTAGTCGGCATGCTCTGGATCGGCTATTGGGCGTATAAACGGACGGCGAACTTGTCTGATTATATGCTCGGCGGCCGGACGCTCGGACCGGCAGTCACCGCGCTTAGCGCTGGGGCTTCCGATATGAGCGGCTGGCTGTTGATGGGGCTGCCGGGGGCGATGTATCTCGATGGGGTGAGCGCCGCATGGATCGTCATCGGCTTGACGCTGGGCGCTTACGCGAACTGGTTGTATGTCGCGCCGCGGCTGCGCGTTTACACCGAAGTAGCGGACGACTCGATTACGATTCCGGAATTTTTGGAAAACCGTTTCGGCGATGCGACGAAATTGTTGCGGATGGTATCCGGGATGGTTATTATGATCTTTTTTACGTTTTACGTTTCATCCGGCCTTGTTTCGGGCGGTGTGTTGTTTGAGAATTCGTTTGGTGTCAGCTACCATACGGGGTTATGGATTGTCGGCGGCGTCGTCGTTGCCTATACATTATTCGGCGGCTTTTTGGCCGTCAGCTGGACGGACTTTGTACAAGGGACGATCATGTTTATCGCCCTTATTCTCGTCCCGGTCGTGACGTTGTTCCATACAGGTGGTCCAGCTAATACAATGGAGACGATTCGCGCTATTGATCCGGCTTTGTTAGATTTATGGAAAGGGACAAGTTTTCTCGGCATTATTTCGTTGTTTGCCTGGGGGCTTGGCTATTTCGGCCAACCGCACATTATCGTCCGCTTTATGGCGATTAAGTCGGTGAAAGAAATGAAAAGCGCCCGCCGCATCGGCATGGGCTGGATGATTTTCTCAGTCGTCGGGGCGATGTTGACGGGATTGTTTGGAATCGCTTACTTTTCTGAGCGCGGCATGAAGCTCGATGATCCGGAAACGGTGTTTATCCAGCTTGGGGAAATTTTGTTCCACCCAGTCATCACCGGATTTTTGCTGGCGGCGATTTTGGCGGCGATCATGAGCACGATTTCCTCACAGCTGCTCGTTACGTCAAGCTCGCTGACCGAAGATTTGTATAACGTGCTGTTCCGCCGCTCGGCTTCAGATAAGGAGCTTGTTCTTGTCGGACGCCTGTCGGTGCTCCTTGTCGCCGTTGTCGCGACCGCGCTAGCCTACACGAAAAACGACACAATTTTAAACTTAGTCGGCTATGCGTGGGCCGGATTCGGTGCGTCATTTGGCCCGGTCATTTTGCTTAGCCTGTTTTGGCGGCGGATGACGAAATGGGGAGCGCTTGCCGGCATGGTTGCCGGGGCGGCAACCGTCATCTTGTGGACGCAGTCAGACTACTTAAAAGGGCTGCTGTATGAAATGATCCCGGGATTTGCCGCGAGCTTGCTCGCCATTGTCGTTGTAAGCTTGCTGACGAAAGCGCCGGAAGGGAAAGTGGCCGAGCAGTTTGACCGGTTTAAGCAGTCGCTGTCATAAGCAAGACAAACAGGGTGTCCCCGCGACAAGGGACACCCTGTTGTCAAAAGAGGCCTTTCGTGATGTCTCAGCCTAAGTACAGGCGTTGTCGCGGCGTCATGTCGTCCGCCCCCGATCCGGGTGCAGGTGTTGCCGCGGCATCATGTCGCCCGCCCCCGATCCGAGTGCGGGCGTCTATCGCGGCGTTAGGCCGTCCCGTTCCAATCCGGGTACAAGTCGGTGCGGCGGTCGCGCCATGTCGTGACCGACCCTTTTTCCCGCACTTTGCGAAGAAGCGACAAGTCAAGGTCGGCGGTAATGACCATGTCGCCGTTGATCTCACCGGCCGCGAGCACGCCGCCGGGCGGGAACGGAATATCGTTTGGCGTGATGACGGCCGCCTGGCCGAAGTTGGCGCGCATAAAGTCGACCGTCGGAAGCGAGCCGACTGTGCCGGTCGTGACGACATACACTTCGTTCTCGACCGCCCGCGCGTGGCAACAATACCTCACGCGGTAAAACCCGTGCCGGTCGTCGGTGCACGACGGACAGAAGATGACGTCAGCCCCTTTGGCGCGCGCCATGCGGACGATTTCCGGGAACTCGATGTCATAGCACGTCAGCACGGCAATCGTCGCTTTGTCCGTTTCAAAGACGTGAAGCCCATCGCCCGGGGTGATGTTCCATTCTTTCACTTCCGTCGGGGTGATGTGCAGTTTGGCCTGTCGATGGACGCGCCCATCTGGTGTAAAGAGATGAGCGGTATTATACAGCTTGCCGTCTTGGCGGATGACATGTGTACCGCCGATCAAATACATGCCGGTGTCTTTGGCGAGCGATCCAAACAATTCGGTGTATTTTTCAGTATAATTCGGCAAGTCATCAATCGTCGCTTGCCGCCCCCCCTCCAGCGGAATGGAAAGCAATTGAGTTGTGAGAAATTCGGGAAACAACACAAACTCGGCGTCAAACTCTTGCGCCGTTTTCACGTAATGCGTCACTTGCGCGGCAAACTCATCAAACGAACGGATGGTGTGAAGATGATATTGGACAGCCGAGACGCGCAATGGCGGCACCTTCCTTTCTATATGGCATGTATTTTAGCGCTATGTAAACCCGTTTGGAGGCATTTGCTTTTTTCGATATGCGCAGGAACTGATCCCCTCCTAATTCTTAAGGAGCGAAGTTGCGGGAAAAGACAAGGCCCAAGCCTTGCTATTGTTCCCCGTAGCGGCGGTAAGCGCCGTGATGCGTCGGGCCGACGTATTCGTTTAACGGGAACGAATGGCGAATGGCGGCGGTGATGAACGCTTTGGCGGTCGCGATGGCGTCCTTGGCCGGGCGGCCTTTCGCCAGTTCGGCGGCGATGGCGGCCGAGAACGTGCAGCCCGCTCCGTGCGTATACGTCGTGTCGATCCGTTCTGATTCGAGGAGTTCAAATGTTTTACCGTCATAAAGGACGTCCACGGCGTAGTCATGCGGAATTTTCCGCCCGCCTTTGACGATGACATATTGGGCCCCGAGTTCATGAATGCGCCCGGCTGCTTCCTTCATGTCCTCGATCGTTTCAATGCGCGGCAAACCGGACAATTGCGCGGCTTCAAACAAGTTCGGCGTCACGACGGTTGCTTTTGGCACGAGCGTTTCACGGTAGCACACCGTATTTTCCGGGTGGAGCGGCTCATCCGCTCCTTTGCACACCATAACTGGGTCGATGACCGCGTTTTTCAATCCATGTTTTTCAATGGTGTGCGCCGCTAATTCAATGATATCCGTTGTCGGCAGCATGCCTGTTTTTAAGGCATCAACCCCGACGCCGATGATGATCGTCTCCAGCTGGGCTTCGATTGTTGCCAGGTCCACTGGGAACACTTGATGCGCCCACCGGTTGTGCGGATCCATGGCGACGATTGTCGTGATGGCCGTCATTCCGTAAACGCCAAGCTCTTGGAACGTTTTTAAATCCGCCTGCAGTCCGGCGCCGCCGCTGCTGTCTGACCCGGCGATCGTTAATGCTTTTGGCATGGTCATCGTCATCACTCCTTTGTTCCACAAGATTATATCATGAAGCTGCCCTCAAGGACGAAATAGTTGTTCTATATCAACAGAAAAACTGTCAAGCGCGCGCGAACATGCCATGCCGGTTTCTTTCCAGACGCCGGCTTGTTCATATTGTCCATCGTTATTGGGCGAGTAGATTTGCACAACGCGACGCATGGGGTTCACGATCCAGTATTCATTATACAATGCCCACTTTGCCGAACGAAAATGATTTTGCATAACAAAACGGATACAAAAAAAGCCCGCCTGTTATCGGCGGACGATTCGTGATGCGAATGGGCAGTAATGAACAGGCGGCCGACAGCGCGCGTTGCCGGCCGCGTCAATCAGCGGCTAGTTGGCAGCTAGCGTTTTCCCGAGCGCTTCGCGGGCCGGGACATAGCGGTAGCCAAGGTCGCGAGCGACCGCTTCGTACGTGATCTCGCCGTTGGCGACGTTGACGCCAAGCTCGAGCGCTGGGTTATCAATAATGGCTTGGGCAACGCCTTTATTAGCGATTTGCAAGGCATATGGCATCGTGACGTTCGTCAAGGCGATCGTCGATGTGCGCGGAACAGCGCCCGGCATGTTGGCGACCGCATAATGGACGACACCATGTTTAACGTAGGTCGGGTCATCATGTGTCGTGACGTGGTCGCTCGTTTCGACGATGCCGCCTTGGTCGATGGCGACATCGACAATGACTGAACCCGGTTTCATTGCTTTCACCATATCCTCAGTGACCAGTTTTGGCGCCCGTGCGCCCGGGATGAGAACCGCACCGATGACAAGGTCAGCCTCGGCGACAGCTTCAGCGATGTTCATTGGGTTGGACATGAGTGTTGTAATTTGATGGCCGAAAATGTCGTCAAGCTCACGGAGACGATCGGCGTTCAAGTCGATGATCGTCACGTCCGCGCCAAGGCCGACCGCGACCTTCGCTGCATTCGTGCCGACGACCCCGCCGCCGATGATCGCGACTTTGCCGCGGGCAACGCCAGGAACGCCGCCAAGCAAAATGCCTTTGCCCCCATACGGTTTTTCTAAAAATTGCGCCCCGATTTGCGCCGCCATCCGTCCGGCAACCTCGCTCATCGGCGTGAGCAGCGGCAACGTGCGGCCGAC is part of the Geobacillus sp. 46C-IIa genome and encodes:
- the putP gene encoding sodium/proline symporter PutP, whose amino-acid sequence is MVLFSVIVYLVGMLWIGYWAYKRTANLSDYMLGGRTLGPAVTALSAGASDMSGWLLMGLPGAMYLDGVSAAWIVIGLTLGAYANWLYVAPRLRVYTEVADDSITIPEFLENRFGDATKLLRMVSGMVIMIFFTFYVSSGLVSGGVLFENSFGVSYHTGLWIVGGVVVAYTLFGGFLAVSWTDFVQGTIMFIALILVPVVTLFHTGGPANTMETIRAIDPALLDLWKGTSFLGIISLFAWGLGYFGQPHIIVRFMAIKSVKEMKSARRIGMGWMIFSVVGAMLTGLFGIAYFSERGMKLDDPETVFIQLGEILFHPVITGFLLAAILAAIMSTISSQLLVTSSSLTEDLYNVLFRRSASDKELVLVGRLSVLLVAVVATALAYTKNDTILNLVGYAWAGFGASFGPVILLSLFWRRMTKWGALAGMVAGAATVILWTQSDYLKGLLYEMIPGFAASLLAIVVVSLLTKAPEGKVAEQFDRFKQSLS
- the ald gene encoding alanine dehydrogenase, producing the protein MIIGVPKEIKNNENRVAITPAGVLSFVQAGHTVLIEKEAGIGSGFSNDDYARAGAQIIERAEDIWAQADMIMKVKEPLPSEYGYFRPGLILFTYLHLAAEPELARALKESGVIAIAYETVQVGRTLPLLTPMSEVAGRMAAQIGAQFLEKPYGGKGILLGGVPGVARGKVAIIGGGVVGTNAAKVAVGLGADVTIIDLNADRLRELDDIFGHQITTLMSNPMNIAEAVAEADLVIGAVLIPGARAPKLVTEDMVKAMKPGSVIVDVAIDQGGIVETSDHVTTHDDPTYVKHGVVHYAVANMPGAVPRTSTIALTNVTMPYALQIANKGVAQAIIDNPALELGVNVANGEITYEAVARDLGYRYVPAREALGKTLAAN
- the pdxK gene encoding pyridoxine/pyridoxal/pyridoxamine kinase, whose amino-acid sequence is MTMPKALTIAGSDSSGGAGLQADLKTFQELGVYGMTAITTIVAMDPHNRWAHQVFPVDLATIEAQLETIIIGVGVDALKTGMLPTTDIIELAAHTIEKHGLKNAVIDPVMVCKGADEPLHPENTVCYRETLVPKATVVTPNLFEAAQLSGLPRIETIEDMKEAAGRIHELGAQYVIVKGGRKIPHDYAVDVLYDGKTFELLESERIDTTYTHGAGCTFSAAIAAELAKGRPAKDAIATAKAFITAAIRHSFPLNEYVGPTHHGAYRRYGEQ
- a CDS encoding carbon-nitrogen hydrolase family protein, translated to MRVSAVQYHLHTIRSFDEFAAQVTHYVKTAQEFDAEFVLFPEFLTTQLLSIPLEGGRQATIDDLPNYTEKYTELFGSLAKDTGMYLIGGTHVIRQDGKLYNTAHLFTPDGRVHRQAKLHITPTEVKEWNITPGDGLHVFETDKATIAVLTCYDIEFPEIVRMARAKGADVIFCPSCTDDRHGFYRVRYCCHARAVENEVYVVTTGTVGSLPTVDFMRANFGQAAVITPNDIPFPPGGVLAAGEINGDMVITADLDLSLLRKVREKGSVTTWRDRRTDLYPDWNGTA
- a CDS encoding basic amino acid ABC transporter substrate-binding protein, translating into MLKMKKGLIVAIVAALFMALAACGKSTETSSPSGAEKEAKQKITVGTDAAFAPFEYMEKGKIVGFDADLLDAVMKEAGLDYELKNVGWDPLFASLQSKEIDMGISGITITDERKQSYDFSVPYFEATQVILVKEGSPVKNALDLKGKTIGVQNATTGQEAAEKLFGKGNHIKKFETTVVAIMELLNGGVDAVITDNAVANEYVKNNPDKKLQVIEDPQNFASEYYGMIFPKDSELKAKVDEALKKVIDSGKYAEIYQEWFGKEPNIEGLKQQQ